One window of the Candidatus Zixiibacteriota bacterium genome contains the following:
- a CDS encoding hypothetical protein (Evidence 5 : Unknown function) codes for MIRTEPKVIDIGYKVVMKTDYLIYAAIILILAISGCGGRKGVPGIAERANEFPPLPARDTVNRQAYLDFINGDILEQLGDIQSANHYYEEALKTYPESRELRYAYAETFFRMNDFRHAINELEKVKNHEAEGWLLIADSYRALGIDDSALSGYLAAVKLDTNNIGAFHYIAAYYQQMNNLDSALWAYENVARLSPSYRVFQEIANLQMRLGKTSEALNNYQQSISLYGGPDNVRSYLGISVILEDKGDSTGAKDYLEKAARLSPQNALIQTRLLGFYEDANELDKAIKTARTIIPLAPQDKNIVRRLGILLFNADSLKQADSIFSALLDEGDESAVNRFYLGRILFLEKKYGDAAASFTKVTEMADSVSDGWLNLGLAYHEMDSSRKELATYQDALKHMRNIDDSIRVMFILGSAQDNSHDLSGAIETFETILRIRPDHAPSLNYLAYMLAVNNERLDYAEELIRKALAMQPENGAYIDSYGWVLYKKGEYKSALKELLKANQAIDNDPTVLEHLGDAYEALGDSANARVYWEKAIKIVPDNRDLKEKLSK; via the coding sequence GTGATTAGGACGGAACCGAAGGTTATCGATATTGGCTATAAAGTTGTTATGAAAACCGATTATCTGATATATGCGGCTATTATCCTGATTCTTGCTATTTCCGGTTGTGGCGGGCGCAAAGGCGTACCGGGCATAGCGGAGCGCGCCAACGAATTTCCTCCCTTGCCGGCCCGTGACACGGTCAACAGGCAGGCCTATTTGGATTTTATCAATGGCGACATTCTGGAGCAACTCGGTGATATCCAGTCGGCTAATCATTATTACGAAGAGGCCCTGAAGACTTATCCGGAGTCCCGGGAATTGCGGTATGCTTATGCCGAGACTTTTTTCCGCATGAATGATTTTAGACATGCAATTAACGAGTTGGAAAAGGTTAAGAATCATGAGGCCGAAGGGTGGCTCCTGATAGCGGACAGTTATCGCGCGCTGGGAATAGACGATTCGGCCCTGTCAGGATACCTTGCGGCAGTCAAACTCGACACGAACAATATCGGGGCCTTTCATTATATCGCGGCCTACTACCAGCAGATGAACAATCTCGATTCGGCGCTCTGGGCCTATGAAAACGTCGCGCGTCTATCACCGAGTTATCGGGTTTTTCAGGAGATCGCCAATTTGCAAATGAGGCTCGGGAAAACTAGTGAGGCCCTGAACAATTACCAGCAATCGATCAGTCTATATGGAGGCCCGGATAATGTCCGTTCCTACCTGGGAATATCGGTCATATTGGAGGATAAAGGTGACAGCACCGGGGCCAAGGATTATCTTGAGAAGGCGGCCAGACTGTCACCCCAAAATGCCCTAATCCAAACCAGACTCTTGGGATTTTATGAAGATGCGAATGAATTGGATAAGGCCATTAAGACTGCCCGAACTATCATCCCCCTGGCCCCGCAGGATAAAAATATTGTAAGAAGGCTGGGTATTCTGCTTTTTAACGCCGACAGTCTCAAGCAGGCCGACTCGATATTTTCCGCACTTCTCGACGAAGGCGATGAAAGCGCTGTCAATCGCTTCTATCTGGGAAGAATTCTATTCTTAGAGAAAAAATATGGTGATGCGGCGGCCTCTTTCACTAAGGTCACGGAGATGGCCGATTCCGTCAGCGATGGCTGGCTTAATCTCGGACTTGCCTATCATGAAATGGATTCCAGCCGAAAGGAGCTGGCCACTTATCAAGATGCCCTGAAGCATATGAGAAATATCGATGATTCCATACGCGTCATGTTTATTCTGGGTTCTGCCCAAGACAATAGTCATGATCTCTCTGGAGCCATCGAAACATTCGAGACAATTTTGCGGATCAGGCCCGATCATGCACCATCACTGAATTATCTGGCATACATGCTGGCAGTCAACAATGAGCGCCTTGATTATGCCGAGGAGTTAATAAGAAAAGCTCTGGCCATGCAACCGGAAAATGGCGCCTATATCGATAGTTACGGATGGGTGCTTTATAAAAAAGGCGAATATAAATCGGCTCTTAAAGAACTTCTGAAGGCTAACCAAGCCATTGATAATGATCCGACCGTATTAGAGCACTTGGGAGATGCCTATGAGGCCCTCGGGGATTCCGCCAACGCCCGGGTATATTGGGAGAAAGCGATAAAAATCGTGCCGGACAATCGGGATCTTAAGGAGAAACTCAGCAAGTGA
- a CDS encoding hypothetical protein (Evidence 5 : Unknown function), which produces MPIEDDNNNTRTFTVVTKGTRIGHYQIIEKIGSGGMGEVYLAEDTELNRKVALKFLPPHLCQDADCRARFRREAQAAAKLNHPNIVTIHEVSEFNGRPFFAMENVEGQTIRDFGKGKEQPLSRTIEFAIQVCEGLAKAHSAGIVHRDIKPSNILIDIEGRAKIVDFGLASIRGSEHLTKTGSTLGTVSYMSPEQARGEEVDARTDLFSLGFVLYEMIAGKSPFKAESEIATIKNVIEAVPEPLARYKNNVPDELQRIINKALTKDRNLRYQHADELSADLKRLISTVGSAPSPSKRKRQIVVPALAIIGVLIAVLVIRPWRDRQTPSHDANTNMKRIAVVPFRNQTGVPSLDPLGRIVADWTTQSLHAIGIGEIVPTERIPRKSENLSIKDIVDSTGAGVIVMGAIYKFGDSIQFQAQITSAEEKLFQALEPISAPSGNVMNGVELVRQKILGAIGLLFNERLSASDTLEVQTVRPPKYAAYVEFIEGMDAHTATFDMVSALKHYKRAYFLDSTYFQPLLAAIAVCTNLDRYEEGDSIVQMLNFRRDRLTAGQQISLEYSSGLLMGDWDRALLAARRGFELQHDFDWAYALGLCAYSANHPHEAIRVAESIDPAKGWMKSWSYYWSGLSCAYHSVGDHAKELTVISRGRKQFPTSLNLIDAEVQALAASGKVDEVSKRLIECEAARPQVDWSREWNAGLIMQTAGEEFRAHGREPEAMECFNKAITWYRNLQVDKLKSLRFIYAQALAKDRQYDSARSVIDQLLESRPDSIDYRGWLGIVAAKQGDTQQAGEVVDWLQNLHRPYLMGAHTYYLASIVASLGERDRAVELMRQSFQQGKQYWIDIHRNFAFESLWNYQPYIELMKPKD; this is translated from the coding sequence ATGCCTATTGAAGATGACAATAATAATACTCGCACATTCACTGTCGTAACCAAAGGCACCAGAATCGGTCATTATCAGATTATTGAGAAGATTGGTTCCGGTGGCATGGGTGAGGTCTACCTGGCTGAGGACACTGAACTCAATCGTAAGGTCGCCCTCAAATTTCTCCCGCCTCATCTCTGCCAAGATGCCGATTGTCGGGCGCGGTTCAGGCGCGAGGCGCAGGCAGCGGCCAAGCTGAATCATCCCAATATTGTCACGATTCACGAAGTCAGCGAGTTCAACGGACGGCCATTCTTTGCAATGGAAAATGTGGAAGGACAGACTATTCGAGATTTCGGCAAAGGCAAGGAACAACCGCTCAGCCGAACCATCGAGTTTGCGATTCAGGTCTGTGAAGGACTGGCCAAAGCACATTCGGCAGGCATAGTCCACCGCGACATAAAGCCATCAAATATCCTTATTGATATTGAAGGTCGAGCCAAGATCGTTGACTTTGGATTAGCCTCAATTCGCGGGAGTGAGCACTTGACGAAGACCGGCTCGACTCTCGGCACGGTAAGCTATATGTCGCCGGAACAGGCCCGGGGCGAAGAAGTTGATGCACGAACCGATTTGTTTTCTCTAGGTTTCGTTCTCTACGAAATGATTGCGGGCAAGTCCCCGTTCAAAGCTGAGTCCGAGATTGCGACAATCAAGAATGTCATTGAGGCTGTTCCTGAGCCGCTGGCGCGGTACAAGAACAACGTGCCGGATGAACTTCAGAGGATCATAAATAAAGCCCTGACCAAAGACAGGAATCTGCGTTATCAGCATGCAGATGAGTTGTCAGCGGACCTAAAACGGCTTATTTCGACAGTCGGTTCTGCGCCCAGCCCGTCCAAGCGGAAGCGCCAAATTGTGGTGCCGGCGCTTGCGATTATTGGTGTGTTGATCGCTGTCCTGGTTATCAGGCCCTGGCGCGACCGGCAGACACCGTCTCACGATGCGAACACCAACATGAAGCGAATTGCAGTAGTGCCGTTTCGGAATCAGACCGGCGTTCCGTCGCTCGATCCGCTGGGAAGAATAGTTGCAGACTGGACCACTCAAAGCCTTCATGCGATCGGAATCGGGGAGATTGTTCCGACAGAACGAATCCCCCGGAAGAGTGAAAACCTGAGTATTAAGGATATAGTCGATTCGACCGGCGCCGGCGTCATTGTGATGGGTGCGATCTACAAATTCGGCGATTCTATTCAGTTTCAGGCGCAAATCACAAGTGCGGAAGAGAAACTTTTCCAGGCGCTTGAACCGATATCCGCGCCTTCCGGGAATGTTATGAATGGGGTCGAACTGGTGCGTCAGAAGATCCTGGGAGCCATCGGCCTCCTGTTCAACGAGCGTCTCTCCGCTTCCGATACGCTTGAGGTCCAAACGGTGCGGCCTCCAAAGTATGCCGCTTATGTTGAATTCATAGAAGGGATGGACGCTCACACCGCCACGTTCGATATGGTGTCAGCTTTGAAGCATTACAAGCGGGCATATTTCTTGGACAGCACTTATTTTCAGCCGCTTCTTGCTGCAATAGCCGTTTGCACAAATCTCGATCGATATGAGGAAGGCGACTCCATAGTGCAGATGCTCAACTTCCGGCGGGACCGACTTACGGCAGGACAGCAGATAAGTCTCGAATATTCCAGTGGTCTCTTAATGGGCGACTGGGATAGAGCGTTGCTGGCTGCCAGGAGAGGATTCGAATTGCAGCACGACTTTGATTGGGCCTACGCCCTCGGGCTTTGTGCCTACTCTGCAAATCATCCTCATGAGGCCATACGGGTTGCTGAAAGCATTGATCCAGCAAAGGGCTGGATGAAGTCATGGAGTTATTATTGGTCAGGTCTGTCATGTGCCTATCATTCCGTAGGAGACCACGCGAAGGAGCTGACCGTCATATCGAGGGGTCGAAAGCAATTCCCCACTTCCTTAAACCTAATAGACGCCGAGGTTCAAGCCCTTGCGGCCTCCGGCAAGGTCGATGAAGTTTCGAAGCGACTCATTGAATGCGAGGCCGCTAGGCCCCAGGTCGACTGGAGCAGGGAATGGAATGCAGGACTCATTATGCAAACGGCCGGAGAGGAATTCCGGGCTCACGGTCGTGAACCGGAAGCTATGGAATGCTTCAATAAGGCAATTACATGGTATCGAAACTTGCAAGTCGACAAACTCAAATCACTGCGCTTCATTTATGCCCAAGCGTTGGCCAAGGACCGGCAATACGACAGCGCCAGAAGCGTCATTGACCAACTCCTTGAAAGCCGTCCGGATAGTATAGATTACAGGGGATGGCTAGGTATTGTTGCGGCTAAGCAAGGGGACACGCAGCAGGCCGGGGAAGTCGTGGACTGGCTTCAGAATCTGCATCGTCCCTACCTGATGGGGGCTCATACGTATTATCTGGCAAGCATTGTCGCCAGCCTAGGTGAGAGGGATCGGGCGGTGGAGCTAATGAGGCAGAGTTTCCAACAGGGGAAGCAGTATTGGATCGACATACATAGGAACTTTGCTTTCGAATCGCTGTGGAATTATCAGCCCTATATTGAGCTGATGAAACCAAAGGATTGA
- a CDS encoding Penicillin-binding protein, 1A family — MKKFFNVDAVDGRRVLRSIIILSALLLILACIITYWLYLVYKEDLPSFESLHNIEPSLKTKIYAADGTLLQEFFNENRALVPYNKIPPQMIDMLLAVEDREFFDHWGINIPRTFKAFAIDVVRWRRAQGASTITQQLARMLFLHRQKTVERKIKEALTAIKLERTYSKEEILQMYLNQYYFGRGAYGISAAAKAYFNKSVDELTINDCALLVGLLKAPSRYSDSPEQSLRIRNSSLYSYYDWGKMSRHDYDSLRALPLDLSSPKSESGRAPYFTEMVRQYLLDKYGEDVLYTGGLKVITTLDWDLQQTAETEMKQKLNTMQAYYERVYGINNPNYTNFIPDSTEPGGGHRVFKEIQGASVTIENDNGNVLSLMGGKSFAESKFNRAVQALRQPGSSFKPFVYTAAIDNGYHPSDIFYDDPIVLTIPGAKEWRPQNFDNEFMGEMTLRDGLRLSRNLIAIKLLLKLNPDQVIFYANKMGITTPLQPVASLAIGTSEVRLIDITSAYTVFPNGGIKVPYRYILKIIDRYGNVMEDNTNIHKEEVLSAQTAYIMVNMLQSVVDNGTGRGARTLGFMRPAGGKTGTSDNFTDNWFVGFTPQITTGVWVGFDDKTSIGKNQTGSANALPIWTAIMMKAHSTLPTQDFSVPDGITFADICLNSGKLATDRCIDVRREVFKIGDVPTETCPVHPSKKLYVGPSNIDRFNIPEDSADVYHF, encoded by the coding sequence ATGAAGAAGTTTTTTAATGTTGATGCCGTTGACGGCCGTCGAGTGTTACGCTCCATAATTATTCTGAGCGCCCTTCTCCTTATTCTTGCCTGCATAATAACTTATTGGCTCTATTTGGTCTACAAGGAAGACCTTCCCTCTTTTGAAAGTCTACACAATATTGAACCCTCCCTTAAAACCAAAATATACGCCGCCGACGGGACTCTCCTGCAGGAATTTTTTAATGAAAATAGAGCGCTTGTACCGTATAACAAGATCCCGCCTCAGATGATTGACATGCTCTTGGCTGTCGAAGATCGGGAGTTCTTTGATCATTGGGGCATCAATATTCCTCGAACGTTTAAGGCTTTCGCCATCGACGTAGTTCGTTGGCGCCGGGCCCAGGGGGCATCCACCATTACTCAACAACTGGCCCGCATGCTTTTCCTTCATCGCCAGAAAACGGTCGAACGCAAAATAAAGGAAGCCCTTACCGCCATAAAACTGGAACGTACATATTCCAAAGAAGAAATTCTTCAGATGTACCTCAATCAATATTATTTCGGCCGGGGAGCGTACGGTATATCAGCCGCCGCCAAAGCCTATTTCAACAAATCCGTCGATGAATTGACCATTAACGATTGTGCTCTTTTGGTCGGCCTGTTGAAGGCCCCAAGTCGCTATTCCGACTCCCCGGAACAATCGCTGCGGATACGAAATTCCTCCCTTTACTCATATTATGATTGGGGTAAAATGAGCCGGCATGACTATGATTCCCTGCGCGCCCTGCCTCTCGATCTGTCTTCGCCCAAAAGCGAATCGGGGCGGGCTCCCTACTTTACCGAAATGGTGCGGCAATATCTCCTTGATAAATATGGCGAGGATGTCCTCTATACGGGTGGTTTGAAAGTCATTACGACACTGGATTGGGATCTGCAACAGACAGCTGAAACGGAAATGAAGCAGAAGCTGAACACGATGCAGGCCTATTATGAAAGAGTCTATGGAATAAACAATCCCAACTACACCAATTTTATCCCGGATTCGACTGAGCCGGGAGGGGGTCATCGGGTGTTCAAAGAAATCCAGGGAGCCTCGGTCACAATTGAAAATGATAACGGCAATGTTCTGTCATTAATGGGCGGCAAGTCTTTCGCGGAAAGTAAATTCAATCGCGCCGTTCAGGCCCTGCGCCAGCCGGGTTCCTCCTTCAAACCATTTGTTTATACGGCCGCCATTGACAATGGATATCACCCCAGTGATATTTTCTATGATGACCCGATTGTTTTGACCATTCCGGGCGCCAAGGAATGGCGACCGCAAAATTTCGATAATGAATTCATGGGGGAAATGACTCTCCGTGACGGGCTCCGTCTTTCCCGAAATCTGATCGCGATTAAATTACTTCTAAAATTGAATCCCGATCAGGTTATTTTCTACGCCAATAAGATGGGAATCACGACGCCCCTGCAACCGGTGGCATCGCTGGCGATCGGGACGAGCGAAGTCCGCTTGATTGATATTACTTCTGCGTATACGGTCTTCCCTAACGGCGGCATAAAGGTTCCTTATCGCTATATTTTAAAAATAATCGACCGTTACGGTAATGTCATGGAGGACAATACTAATATTCATAAGGAGGAGGTTCTATCGGCCCAAACCGCCTATATCATGGTCAATATGCTTCAGTCGGTGGTAGACAACGGTACTGGAAGGGGCGCCCGGACCCTTGGCTTTATGCGCCCGGCAGGCGGCAAAACCGGAACGTCGGACAATTTTACTGATAATTGGTTTGTCGGCTTTACGCCGCAGATAACGACAGGCGTTTGGGTCGGCTTCGACGATAAAACCTCCATCGGCAAGAACCAGACCGGCAGCGCCAACGCCCTGCCTATCTGGACCGCCATTATGATGAAGGCTCATTCTACTCTTCCCACTCAGGACTTCTCCGTTCCCGACGGAATAACCTTTGCCGACATTTGCCTTAATTCCGGCAAACTGGCAACCGATCGCTGTATCGACGTCCGCCGGGAGGTTTTCAAGATCGGGGACGTCCCAACCGAAACCTGCCCGGTTCACCCTTCGAAAAAATTATATGTCGGGCCCTCCAACATCGACCGTTTCAATATTCCTGAGGACAGCGCTGACGTCTATCATTTTTAG
- a CDS encoding hypothetical protein (Evidence 5 : Unknown function): MRKKVQSLIPALLIVFTMSAQGRSLLRYPKCASYDTLQNRYLVTCLALLAASKIVEIDESGQQRIFKTGLGPIISNHIVGDIIYVSYDKGVYAINLNSGNLVANISIPEAQLLTGMASDTSGYLYVSDNALVGKIFRIDLADYSYSSFCLGLSSRTQDVEFDPENNRLVAVGYSQAAQIQTISLPNPVITNITTYPCGPYDGVARDRDGNYYFSCYETRKIFRYDKNLANPVELMSNLPGYPSNIDIDAKNNVLSIPYLENHKMAFVGLDVDFTADTIWAQDSLTVAFQGTTFNGATDWKWDFGDGDSAFGQTVQHTFHSPGCYDITLFGNVGGDSYHMTKSDYVSILADTVGATDVIGYPGKKFEVQINVTNNAPLERLIIPIDYSGSLDLHLDSFTTAGCRTDYFDSCRSTYSDTANHLVEFLLAFSANVGDRLSPGMGPVMTLYITIPFSAVPGTSSIKMGGFEGHQASFIGSSFNYVPVARDNFVSVEWKCGDANNSWTVNILDVSFIINYLYKHGQAPQSLASVDVNHSGGINILDVSYLINYMYKQGLDLNCP; encoded by the coding sequence ATGCGGAAGAAAGTCCAGTCATTGATCCCGGCGCTTTTGATTGTATTTACAATGTCAGCGCAGGGGCGCAGTCTTCTCCGGTATCCCAAATGCGCCTCTTATGATACGCTCCAAAATCGCTATCTGGTTACCTGCCTGGCCCTGCTCGCGGCCAGTAAGATTGTTGAAATTGATGAAAGCGGTCAACAGAGGATTTTCAAAACGGGTCTTGGTCCCATAATATCAAATCATATTGTCGGGGATATTATTTATGTTTCTTATGATAAAGGGGTTTATGCAATAAATCTAAATTCAGGCAATCTCGTGGCGAATATAAGCATTCCGGAGGCACAATTGCTGACGGGAATGGCTTCAGACACATCCGGCTATCTTTATGTTTCCGATAATGCCCTCGTCGGCAAGATCTTTAGAATTGATCTCGCGGACTATTCATATTCCTCATTTTGCCTGGGGCTTTCGTCGCGGACACAGGATGTGGAATTTGATCCCGAAAACAATCGCCTGGTTGCTGTCGGGTATTCTCAAGCGGCCCAGATCCAAACCATCAGTCTCCCTAATCCTGTAATAACCAACATTACCACTTATCCCTGCGGCCCCTATGACGGTGTTGCGAGAGACAGGGATGGAAACTATTATTTCTCCTGCTATGAAACGCGAAAAATCTTCCGCTATGATAAAAACCTGGCGAATCCTGTCGAATTGATGTCAAACCTGCCCGGATATCCGTCCAATATTGATATCGATGCCAAAAACAATGTGTTGTCAATTCCATACCTGGAAAATCATAAAATGGCTTTTGTCGGACTTGACGTCGATTTTACGGCCGATACCATATGGGCGCAGGATTCGTTGACAGTCGCTTTCCAGGGGACCACATTCAATGGCGCGACAGACTGGAAATGGGATTTCGGTGACGGGGACAGTGCTTTCGGTCAAACGGTTCAGCATACATTTCATTCTCCCGGTTGTTATGATATAACCCTTTTTGGAAATGTTGGCGGGGATTCATACCATATGACAAAGTCGGATTATGTTTCAATCCTAGCAGATACCGTCGGTGCGACTGATGTGATCGGCTACCCGGGTAAAAAATTTGAGGTACAAATTAATGTCACAAATAATGCCCCCCTTGAAAGACTGATTATTCCGATTGATTATTCCGGCTCACTGGACCTGCATTTGGATTCTTTTACCACGGCTGGATGCAGAACAGATTATTTCGACAGTTGCCGAAGTACCTATTCTGATACCGCCAATCATCTTGTCGAGTTTCTTCTGGCCTTCTCCGCGAATGTTGGAGATCGTCTATCCCCGGGGATGGGGCCGGTTATGACACTATATATTACGATTCCCTTTTCAGCGGTTCCCGGAACGTCCTCGATAAAAATGGGGGGATTTGAGGGACATCAGGCCAGTTTTATTGGCTCCAGTTTTAACTATGTGCCCGTTGCCAGGGATAATTTCGTATCGGTTGAATGGAAATGCGGCGATGCCAATAACAGCTGGACTGTCAATATACTCGATGTCAGCTTTATCATAAACTATTTGTACAAACATGGACAGGCACCCCAGTCGCTTGCATCGGTTGATGTCAATCATTCAGGAGGGATTAATATTCTGGATGTTTCCTATCTAATTAATTATATGTACAAACAAGGATTGGATCTCAATTGTCCATAA
- the tyrS gene encoding Tyrosine--tRNA ligase has product MKQEFERQFELISRGAVELLPEEEFKERLRKSINENKPLRVKQGFDPTAPDIHIGHTVGIRKLKQFQDLGHKIVLIVGDYTALVGDPSGRSATRPQLSYDKIMENAKTYQQQFFKILDESKTEIHHNGEWFSKMSFKDILELAAKFTVARMLERDDFDKRYKAGNPISIHELYYPLMQAYDSVAIKADVEIGATEQKFNLLTGREIQLDYGISPQVVLTLPVLVGLDGQNRMSKSMGNYIGIDEPPGEIFGKVMSIPDNLIYSYFELATDVPMEELAVIKGQLGDREINPMILKKRLAETLVRMYHNSDAAMRAREEFERVFSKKELPDEISEFDCRAYGTEVWIIKLLTDAGLAASGSEARRLIRGGGVSIDARKIDDENAKVTLKNELLLKVGKRRFLRLKL; this is encoded by the coding sequence ATGAAGCAGGAATTTGAACGACAATTTGAACTTATCTCCCGCGGCGCGGTGGAGTTGCTCCCCGAAGAGGAATTCAAAGAACGTCTGAGGAAATCGATAAATGAAAACAAACCGCTAAGGGTGAAGCAGGGATTCGATCCTACTGCACCGGATATTCATATCGGACATACCGTCGGTATCCGCAAGTTGAAGCAGTTTCAGGACCTGGGTCATAAAATTGTCTTGATTGTAGGCGATTATACCGCTCTGGTAGGAGACCCATCGGGGCGATCTGCGACCCGTCCCCAGCTTTCCTATGACAAAATTATGGAGAACGCCAAGACCTATCAGCAGCAGTTTTTCAAGATCCTTGACGAATCCAAGACCGAGATACATCACAACGGCGAATGGTTCTCCAAGATGTCATTCAAGGATATTCTGGAATTGGCCGCCAAATTCACCGTGGCGCGCATGCTGGAACGGGATGATTTTGACAAACGCTATAAGGCGGGGAATCCGATTTCGATCCATGAGCTGTATTATCCCTTGATGCAGGCCTACGATTCGGTTGCCATAAAAGCCGATGTGGAAATCGGCGCCACCGAACAGAAATTCAACCTCCTTACGGGGCGAGAAATTCAATTAGATTACGGCATATCTCCTCAGGTGGTTTTGACTCTTCCGGTGCTGGTCGGCCTTGACGGTCAAAATAGAATGTCCAAATCGATGGGGAATTATATCGGTATCGATGAGCCCCCGGGAGAGATATTTGGAAAAGTGATGTCAATACCGGACAACTTGATTTATTCATATTTCGAATTGGCCACTGATGTCCCTATGGAAGAACTGGCGGTAATCAAGGGGCAATTGGGGGATAGGGAAATCAATCCCATGATTCTAAAAAAGAGACTGGCCGAAACGCTCGTGCGGATGTATCATAATAGTGACGCCGCGATGCGGGCCAGAGAAGAGTTTGAAAGGGTCTTTTCGAAGAAGGAACTGCCCGACGAAATTTCGGAATTTGATTGCCGCGCCTATGGGACCGAGGTATGGATCATTAAGCTCCTGACGGATGCCGGTCTGGCGGCCAGCGGGAGCGAGGCCAGAAGGCTGATCAGGGGAGGGGGAGTATCGATCGACGCCAGGAAAATTGATGATGAAAACGCCAAAGTGACGCTTAAAAATGAATTGCTTCTAAAGGTCGGCAAACGGCGGTTCCTGAGATTAAAATTATAG
- a CDS encoding hypothetical protein (Evidence 5 : Unknown function): MLDINTLYEKARSGGRAQEDELFSVLTVRFRLIAGHRIRNGEDAEDVVQESLAVICREFRKTEIHSSFAAWAYEVLRHRMLSYFERRNTLRSRSEPLDEELQISDKSLANDLADLKTSLIDCLMEIGGYNIRYARILNLHHQGYDTEEICRKLSVSPGNFYLILCRARLLLDKCLRGKGYYGRKVQ; the protein is encoded by the coding sequence ATGCTGGATATCAATACCTTATACGAAAAGGCCCGTAGCGGGGGGCGCGCCCAGGAAGACGAACTATTTTCTGTTTTGACTGTAAGATTTCGCCTTATTGCCGGCCATAGAATTAGGAATGGTGAGGATGCTGAAGATGTTGTACAGGAAAGTCTGGCGGTAATTTGCCGCGAATTTAGGAAGACCGAAATTCACTCGAGTTTTGCGGCCTGGGCATATGAAGTCCTGAGGCACAGGATGCTTTCCTATTTCGAAAGGAGAAATACGCTGCGCAGTAGATCCGAACCTCTAGATGAGGAATTACAAATTTCGGACAAGTCTCTGGCAAATGATTTGGCCGACTTGAAAACCTCATTAATAGATTGCCTTATGGAGATCGGCGGATATAATATTCGTTATGCCCGTATTTTGAATCTCCATCACCAGGGCTATGATACCGAGGAGATCTGCCGGAAATTGAGTGTCAGTCCGGGCAATTTTTATTTAATCTTATGCCGGGCCCGCCTTCTGCTCGATAAATGCCTCCGAGGGAAAGGATATTATGGGCGAAAAGTGCAATAA